A section of the Anabaena cylindrica PCC 7122 genome encodes:
- a CDS encoding iron uptake porin produces the protein MHNKMWNNLASPAICGVILCVNTSVWAGEAPAKTEPSEPLAVSSLEKEVNKSSQQDLISQVTSVSQLSDVQPTDWAFQALQSLVERYGCIAGYPNGTYRGNRAMTRYEFAAGLNACLDRVNELIATATADGATKQDLATIQKLQEDFAAELATLRGRVDALEARASELEANQFSTTSKLQGQVVGVISDVLAGDNDGNKNTTLGARARIEFVSSFTGRDTLFTRIESNNINSPIKSPQEGNLFFAGPNGNTNAYLGTLWYKFPIGEKTQVIAIAEGGAADDVTSTVNIFDGDGAFGALSTFGTRNPIYGQLGSKGLGVNHQFSNKAGLSLAYLSSNANNPSAGNGLFDGPYGALAQLTLKPSDRISLGLTYINSYKQPLLTGSNAATSDITNEAFSSNSYGVQASVGISEKFVLGGWAGYTNSKVLTGAKGDVDIWNYAVTLGFPDLGKKGNLAGVIVGMEPKVTSSNFAGVAEDNDTSYHIEAFYQYKISDNITITPGVIWLTAPNHNNNNDDVVIGALRTTFSF, from the coding sequence ATGCATAATAAAATGTGGAATAATCTTGCTAGTCCAGCAATTTGCGGTGTTATTCTATGTGTGAATACATCTGTTTGGGCAGGAGAAGCACCAGCAAAAACAGAACCTAGTGAACCTTTAGCAGTTTCTAGTTTAGAAAAAGAAGTCAATAAGTCCTCTCAACAAGATTTAATTTCCCAAGTTACCTCCGTATCCCAGCTATCGGACGTGCAACCCACAGATTGGGCATTTCAAGCTTTACAGTCTTTGGTAGAACGTTATGGTTGTATAGCTGGCTATCCCAACGGTACTTATCGTGGTAATCGTGCCATGACGAGGTATGAATTTGCAGCCGGGTTGAATGCTTGTTTAGATCGGGTGAATGAACTAATTGCTACTGCAACTGCTGATGGGGCGACAAAACAAGATTTAGCGACAATTCAAAAACTGCAAGAAGATTTTGCTGCTGAATTAGCAACCTTACGGGGTCGTGTAGATGCGCTAGAAGCAAGGGCTAGTGAGTTAGAAGCAAATCAATTTTCTACTACTAGTAAATTGCAGGGGCAAGTTGTAGGAGTTATTAGCGATGTTTTGGCTGGTGACAACGATGGCAATAAAAATACAACTCTGGGGGCGAGGGCGCGGATAGAGTTTGTGTCTAGTTTTACAGGTCGAGATACATTGTTTACCAGAATTGAGAGCAATAATATCAACAGCCCTATCAAGAGTCCCCAAGAAGGCAATTTATTTTTTGCTGGTCCTAATGGTAATACCAACGCTTACTTAGGTACACTTTGGTACAAGTTCCCTATAGGTGAAAAAACACAGGTCATAGCTATTGCTGAAGGTGGTGCAGCCGATGATGTTACTAGTACAGTTAACATCTTCGATGGTGATGGGGCGTTTGGTGCTTTGTCCACTTTTGGTACACGCAACCCAATTTATGGACAACTAGGTAGTAAAGGACTGGGAGTAAATCACCAGTTTAGTAATAAAGCCGGACTAAGTTTAGCCTATTTGAGTAGTAATGCTAATAACCCCAGTGCGGGGAATGGTTTATTTGATGGACCTTATGGTGCTTTGGCACAGTTAACACTCAAACCAAGCGATCGCATTTCCCTGGGTCTAACATACATCAATTCCTACAAACAGCCATTACTCACAGGTAGTAATGCAGCCACGTCTGATATTACCAATGAAGCATTTTCCAGTAATTCTTATGGTGTGCAAGCATCTGTAGGTATTAGTGAAAAATTTGTTTTAGGTGGTTGGGCTGGATATACCAACAGCAAAGTTTTGACAGGTGCAAAGGGAGACGTTGATATTTGGAACTATGCTGTTACTCTCGGTTTCCCAGATTTGGGCAAAAAAGGTAACTTAGCTGGTGTAATAGTTGGTATGGAACCGAAAGTTACAAGTTCCAATTTTGCTGGAGTAGCTGAAGACAACGATACCTCATATCATATTGAGGCATTTTATCAATACAAAATTAGCGACAATATCACCATTACCCCCGGTGTGATCTGGCTAACAGCACCGAATCATAACAATAATAATGATGATGTGGTCATTGGGGCGCTGAGAACCACCTTCAGTTTCTAA
- a CDS encoding sensor histidine kinase, with amino-acid sequence MNLDNWLYLGIGTGIGLLGGWLSARLLTPTSPEAQIQDIPLLLQEQVKQSQLAYQMAQEMGQFKAGFLARITHELRSPLNGLIGLHQLILNDLCENPAEEREFVEQAYERSLKLLKMIDEILSVSRTEHGTNKLSLQPIQLTQVLHEVHKLTYMLAANRNYPFTVSLPKAEIYVLADIHWFRQVLVNLVDTTISQMEEGSICIATSIVSTNNAVYIWLDVPTHAVISSEPVDLIASEQITNQENTDLSPGMKLLLNQKLLAVMGGKLEILPSPTTDATRLQISMPLAIPEVEFLQPQVNPD; translated from the coding sequence ATGAATTTAGATAACTGGCTATATTTGGGAATAGGAACAGGAATAGGATTACTTGGAGGCTGGTTATCAGCGCGGTTATTAACGCCTACAAGCCCAGAAGCCCAGATACAAGATATCCCCCTACTTTTACAAGAACAGGTCAAGCAAAGCCAACTGGCCTACCAAATGGCGCAGGAAATGGGCCAGTTTAAAGCGGGTTTTTTGGCGCGAATCACCCACGAATTGCGATCGCCCCTAAATGGTTTAATAGGGCTACATCAGTTAATTTTGAACGATTTATGTGAAAATCCAGCAGAAGAGAGGGAATTTGTAGAGCAAGCATATGAGCGATCGCTTAAATTGCTAAAAATGATAGATGAAATTCTCAGCGTTTCCCGAACAGAACACGGGACAAATAAATTATCTCTTCAACCCATACAGCTAACCCAAGTTTTACACGAAGTTCATAAATTAACTTATATGTTAGCGGCAAATCGAAATTATCCCTTTACCGTCTCACTTCCCAAAGCAGAAATTTATGTTCTTGCAGATATACACTGGTTCCGCCAAGTATTGGTAAATTTAGTAGATACCACAATCTCTCAAATGGAAGAAGGCAGTATTTGTATTGCCACTAGTATTGTATCTACAAATAATGCTGTTTATATCTGGCTAGATGTCCCCACTCATGCTGTCATATCCAGTGAACCAGTAGACTTGATTGCATCGGAACAGATAACAAATCAAGAAAATACCGATCTATCACCAGGAATGAAATTATTACTTAATCAAAAGTTATTAGCAGTAATGGGAGGAAAGCTAGAGATTTTACCCTCTCCCACCACAGATGCCACCAGATTACAAATCTCTATGCCCCTAGCGATTCCTGAAGTTGAATTTCTCCAACCCCAAGTGAACCCAGATTAG
- a CDS encoding L-threonylcarbamoyladenylate synthase, with protein sequence MNVCLEILINGARGGSLVSFPTDTVPALATIPEKAELIYAAKQRSLDKPLILMAARPEDLWTYVQGSEIEYQIWQEVVDKYWPGGLTLVLPASDKVPTVMNPVDPTTIGIRVPNNAIAQNILAQTGPLATTSANLSGQPPLETVAAIQTAFPGVITLESTTYQGLSVPSTVAKWTGMDWQILRQGGIKLDNSGR encoded by the coding sequence ATGAATGTTTGTCTAGAAATCTTGATAAATGGTGCTAGAGGTGGGAGTTTAGTGAGTTTTCCGACAGATACAGTTCCCGCATTAGCTACTATCCCAGAAAAAGCAGAGTTGATTTATGCTGCTAAACAACGTAGTTTAGATAAACCTTTAATTTTGATGGCTGCTAGGCCTGAGGATTTGTGGACTTATGTGCAAGGTAGCGAGATAGAATATCAAATCTGGCAAGAGGTGGTTGATAAATATTGGCCTGGTGGGTTGACTTTAGTATTACCAGCCAGTGACAAAGTTCCTACAGTTATGAATCCTGTTGACCCTACCACCATTGGCATTAGAGTACCAAATAATGCGATCGCTCAAAATATTTTGGCACAAACCGGACCACTAGCTACTACTAGCGCCAATTTATCAGGTCAGCCACCATTAGAAACAGTAGCCGCAATTCAAACCGCCTTTCCAGGGGTGATAACTCTAGAATCGACTACATATCAAGGGCTGAGTGTACCTTCTACCGTTGCTAAATGGACAGGGATGGATTGGCAAATTTTGCGACAAGGTGGCATTAAGTTAGATAATTCAGGCAGATAA
- the secF gene encoding protein translocase subunit SecF → MKLSINKSRSLWWTISAAIILSGIISMVISWQTPSIKAPLRPSLDFIGGTRLQLVRDCSLPNNCDTPIDINAVREVAKEQGLGDSSIQLISEDGKDNGITIRTKNLETDQRTKLQNALSEKIGTFDPQKNQIDSVGPTLGRELFTSGVLALVVSFVLITVYMTFRFQLDYALFAIVALFHDILVTVGAFSILGLVAGKEVDSLFIVALLTITGFSVNDTVVIYDRIRETLKINPERPIAEIVDDAVNQTLTRSINTTLTTLLTLTAIFLFGGETLHNFSLALIIGFIMGAYSSIFIASTLLTWWRERTEKSPLSAIDTSVSSQDS, encoded by the coding sequence ATGAAACTAAGTATTAATAAATCGCGGAGTCTTTGGTGGACTATTTCCGCTGCTATCATCCTCAGTGGTATCATCTCAATGGTGATTTCTTGGCAAACACCAAGTATTAAAGCACCCCTACGTCCCAGTTTAGATTTTATTGGTGGGACAAGGTTGCAGCTAGTCAGGGACTGTAGCCTACCTAATAACTGTGACACGCCAATAGATATCAACGCCGTTCGAGAAGTTGCTAAAGAACAGGGACTTGGAGATAGCAGTATTCAATTAATCTCCGAAGATGGTAAAGATAATGGCATTACCATTCGCACAAAAAACTTAGAAACCGACCAGCGTACCAAGCTGCAAAACGCCTTAAGCGAAAAAATTGGTACTTTCGATCCGCAAAAAAATCAAATTGACTCAGTAGGCCCCACACTAGGACGAGAACTATTTACTTCTGGAGTCTTAGCTCTGGTAGTTTCCTTCGTGCTAATTACTGTCTACATGACCTTCCGCTTCCAGTTAGACTATGCACTGTTTGCGATCGTTGCCCTATTTCACGATATCTTAGTCACAGTGGGGGCATTCTCAATTTTAGGCTTGGTTGCAGGTAAAGAAGTAGATAGTCTCTTCATCGTTGCTCTGCTAACTATTACAGGTTTCTCTGTTAACGATACGGTAGTAATTTATGACCGCATTCGGGAAACTCTCAAAATTAATCCTGAAAGACCAATTGCAGAAATTGTTGATGATGCTGTCAACCAAACTTTAACCAGATCTATCAACACTACTTTAACAACGCTGTTGACATTAACCGCTATTTTCCTATTTGGTGGAGAAACACTGCATAATTTTTCTTTGGCTCTAATTATCGGCTTTATTATGGGCGCATATTCCAGTATTTTTATTGCTAGTACACTTCTAACTTGGTGGCGAGAACGCACAGAAAAATCTCCACTTTCAGCAATTGATACTTCTGTGAGTTCCCAGGATAGTTAG
- a CDS encoding metal ABC transporter permease yields the protein MNLFANVQSILLAITNSDDFVNLLQFPFMQRAMIGAVLMGILGGLLGCFVTLRQLSFFSHAVGHAALVGVALGVLLNTNPTWMLLPFTLVFGVIVLYLIDKTDLASDSVLSIVLSGALAIGVILTSMIKGYRGNLMAVLFGDILAIDTTDLILTLVILLGSGIFILSTLRSQILLTLNPNVAQVQGVPVQLYRYGFVVLLSLAVAVAIKAVGVLLVNAFLVIPASTAKLMSHHFSRFLILSVIVGSSSSIVGIMVSGVFNLASGPSIVLVQFLVFVIVFSWVKLGIKTA from the coding sequence ATGAATTTATTTGCTAATGTTCAAAGCATCTTATTAGCTATTACGAATAGTGACGATTTCGTGAACTTATTACAGTTTCCCTTTATGCAACGTGCCATGATCGGTGCTGTATTAATGGGAATACTAGGGGGATTGCTGGGTTGTTTTGTCACTTTGCGCCAATTATCCTTTTTCAGTCATGCTGTGGGTCATGCAGCATTAGTAGGTGTAGCATTAGGCGTGTTGTTAAATACAAATCCTACTTGGATGTTATTGCCATTTACCTTAGTTTTTGGTGTAATTGTCCTCTACTTAATTGACAAAACAGATTTAGCTAGTGATAGCGTTCTTAGTATAGTCCTGTCAGGGGCATTAGCAATCGGTGTCATCCTTACTAGCATGATTAAGGGGTATCGCGGTAACTTGATGGCTGTACTGTTTGGTGATATTTTAGCGATTGATACCACAGATTTAATTTTGACACTGGTGATACTGCTAGGTAGCGGTATTTTTATCTTATCAACATTGCGATCGCAAATTTTGTTAACCCTTAACCCCAATGTCGCTCAAGTACAGGGCGTTCCTGTTCAATTGTATCGTTATGGGTTTGTCGTTTTACTATCTTTAGCTGTCGCAGTAGCAATTAAAGCCGTTGGTGTTTTACTCGTGAACGCCTTTTTAGTAATTCCCGCTTCCACCGCTAAACTAATGAGTCACCATTTTAGTCGCTTTCTCATCCTGTCAGTCATTGTCGGTTCTAGCAGTAGCATTGTGGGAATTATGGTTTCTGGCGTATTTAACCTAGCTTCCGGCCCCAGTATCGTTCTCGTTCAGTTCCTGGTATTCGTCATAGTTTTCTCCTGGGTAAAGTTAGGGATAAAAACAGCCTAA
- a CDS encoding metal ABC transporter solute-binding protein, Zn/Mn family, translating to MTSTGIKLRRNSPKRQILLVMTLFILSIASGCSQSRNNTDKRAEEPSVKQLEKTKVVTTFLPVYLFTKAIAGDVADVAILVPPGIDIHDYQATPDNVKAIATANVLVKNGLGLETFLTDTVKNAQNPQLVEIDASKSIKVINDISPVEEIKDHDHDHKHEHEKGNPHVWLDPVFAKQQVINIRDGLITADPVNKEAYQTNAAAYIQELDNLNNEFQQTLQQTPNCTFITFHDAFPYLATRYNLKQVAVVEIPEDQLSPADVQKAINAVKKYKVKALFSEPGVDNKLLTSLSQDLKLTLYPLNSLENGDTNPQYYFQAMKTNLQNLSTGCR from the coding sequence ATGACTAGTACTGGTATAAAACTTAGAAGAAATAGTCCAAAAAGGCAAATCCTGCTTGTCATGACGCTATTTATATTATCAATTGCGTCTGGTTGTAGCCAATCACGAAATAATACAGATAAACGTGCTGAAGAGCCATCAGTAAAACAGTTAGAAAAAACTAAAGTGGTGACAACATTTTTACCTGTGTATTTATTTACTAAAGCAATTGCCGGGGATGTAGCAGATGTAGCAATTTTAGTGCCGCCAGGTATTGATATACATGATTATCAGGCCACACCGGATAATGTAAAAGCGATCGCAACTGCTAATGTGTTGGTAAAAAATGGCTTAGGGTTGGAGACATTTCTCACAGATACGGTTAAAAATGCCCAAAATCCTCAATTAGTTGAAATTGATGCTAGTAAAAGTATTAAAGTTATAAATGATATTTCTCCAGTAGAGGAAATAAAAGACCATGACCACGATCACAAACATGAACACGAAAAAGGTAATCCTCATGTTTGGTTAGATCCAGTTTTTGCTAAACAGCAGGTAATTAATATTCGAGATGGATTAATTACTGCTGATCCTGTAAATAAAGAAGCTTACCAGACCAATGCTGCGGCTTATATTCAGGAATTAGACAACTTAAATAATGAATTTCAGCAGACTCTACAACAAACTCCTAATTGCACCTTTATCACCTTTCATGATGCCTTTCCCTACTTAGCAACACGTTATAATCTTAAGCAAGTAGCAGTTGTAGAAATTCCTGAAGACCAACTTTCACCAGCGGATGTGCAGAAAGCCATCAATGCAGTGAAAAAATATAAGGTTAAAGCCTTATTTAGTGAACCAGGGGTAGATAACAAACTACTGACTAGCCTTTCTCAAGATTTAAAATTAACTTTGTATCCTCTCAATTCTTTAGAAAATGGTGACACCAATCCGCAGTATTATTTTCAGGCAATGAAAACTAATTTACAAAATTTGTCAACAGGGTGTAGATAA
- a CDS encoding metal ABC transporter ATP-binding protein, producing MTLPILRVEGLTVYQGNFLAVRDVSFELFPGTDTAIVGPNGAGKSTLVKAILDLISRSAGNIEIFGRPISRLGSLRHLVGYMPQNFIFDRSFPISVSELVGLGIDDSKHSLFANFWQNHREKTATIATALHRTDIYRLRNQAIGTLSGGQLKRVLLAYCLVTPRKLLVLDEAFAGVDMQGAADFYVLLNELKREEGWTVLQVSHDIDMVNRHCDRVLCLNQTLVCTGKPEIALSPQNLLATYGPGFSRYQHHH from the coding sequence ATGACATTGCCGATATTAAGAGTAGAAGGATTAACTGTCTATCAAGGAAACTTTCTCGCTGTACGGGATGTTTCCTTTGAATTATTTCCAGGAACAGATACAGCTATAGTGGGGCCAAATGGTGCGGGTAAAAGTACTTTAGTTAAAGCTATTTTAGATTTGATTTCCCGCAGTGCAGGGAATATTGAAATTTTTGGTCGCCCAATTTCTAGGTTAGGAAGTTTACGTCATCTAGTGGGATATATGCCACAAAACTTTATTTTTGATCGTAGTTTTCCTATTTCTGTAAGTGAGTTAGTCGGACTAGGAATAGATGACAGTAAGCATTCCTTATTTGCAAATTTTTGGCAAAATCACCGAGAAAAAACAGCAACAATAGCAACAGCTTTACACAGAACAGATATTTATCGTTTGAGAAATCAAGCTATTGGGACTCTGAGTGGTGGTCAACTGAAACGGGTATTACTAGCTTATTGTTTGGTAACACCACGAAAATTGTTGGTACTTGATGAAGCTTTTGCTGGGGTAGATATGCAGGGTGCTGCTGATTTTTATGTTTTGCTAAATGAATTAAAGCGAGAAGAGGGTTGGACTGTCTTACAGGTTTCCCATGATATTGATATGGTAAACCGTCATTGCGATCGCGTCCTTTGTCTTAACCAAACTCTTGTTTGTACTGGAAAGCCAGAAATTGCTCTTTCACCGCAAAACCTTTTAGCAACCTACGGGCCAGGTTTTAGTCGTTACCAACACCATCACTAA
- a CDS encoding collagen-like protein, which translates to MPTSCNSIADEIAALRADIAALDGRFALKSDLNNYIPKSDRNAIISEAVGKAYTQIYNAILAYIEGLFNPSDDLARRVSQLENQVGIILSQLTGVKDTANQALNLAKQAFSKPGIKGDKGDRGERGLQGIPGINGLRGDRGLRGERGLKGDKGDRGLRGERGLKGDKGDRGLRGERGLKGDMGLRGLPGLTGERGIEGIPGKPGMDGQRGIQGQRGERGYEGLPGRPGLKGERGERGERGLDAREDATLKRRLTAIENYINQLDAAGSKIVAAINRNNESLRGVKNFALGFLRIFNIF; encoded by the coding sequence ATGCCCACCAGTTGTAACTCAATAGCAGATGAAATTGCTGCACTCAGGGCTGATATTGCAGCGTTAGATGGCAGATTCGCGCTGAAATCTGACCTCAATAATTACATTCCCAAATCAGATAGGAATGCAATTATCAGCGAAGCGGTCGGTAAGGCTTATACCCAAATTTACAACGCAATTCTTGCTTATATCGAAGGGCTATTTAATCCCTCTGATGATTTAGCCAGAAGAGTTTCTCAATTAGAAAATCAAGTAGGGATAATTTTATCTCAGTTAACAGGAGTTAAAGATACCGCCAATCAAGCCTTGAATCTTGCTAAACAAGCATTCAGCAAACCAGGAATAAAAGGTGATAAAGGTGACAGAGGAGAAAGGGGATTGCAAGGTATTCCTGGTATTAACGGATTGAGGGGCGATCGCGGTTTGAGGGGTGAACGTGGGCTAAAAGGTGACAAAGGTGATCGCGGTTTGAGGGGTGAACGTGGGCTAAAAGGTGACAAAGGTGATCGCGGTTTGAGGGGTGAACGTGGGCTAAAAGGTGACATGGGGCTTAGAGGCTTACCAGGACTAACGGGGGAACGTGGTATAGAAGGTATTCCCGGCAAGCCTGGAATGGATGGACAAAGGGGTATCCAAGGGCAACGGGGGGAACGTGGTTATGAGGGACTTCCCGGTAGACCAGGACTGAAGGGAGAGAGGGGAGAGAGGGGAGAGAGGGGGCTTGATGCCAGAGAGGATGCAACCTTAAAGAGACGGCTGACCGCAATCGAGAATTATATAAATCAACTTGATGCGGCTGGGTCAAAAATAGTTGCGGCTATTAACAGGAACAATGAGTCATTAAGGGGTGTCAAAAACTTTGCTCTGGGCTTTCTTCGTATTTTCAATATTTTTTGA
- a CDS encoding ArsR/SmtB family transcription factor codes for MAEFFSFLGDANRLRVLSLLANKEFCVSDLAALLEMSESAVSHQLRNLRVMRLVSYRKQGRNVFYRLHDSHVFHLYQSVAEHLDEKD; via the coding sequence ATGGCAGAATTTTTTAGTTTTCTAGGAGATGCTAATCGCTTGCGGGTTCTCTCTTTATTAGCTAATAAAGAATTTTGTGTGAGCGATTTAGCTGCATTACTAGAAATGAGTGAATCCGCTGTTTCACATCAACTAAGAAACTTACGCGTCATGCGTTTGGTCAGTTACCGCAAACAAGGACGTAATGTATTTTATCGTCTTCATGATAGTCATGTTTTCCATCTTTATCAGTCTGTGGCTGAACATTTAGATGAAAAAGATTAG
- a CDS encoding GNAT family N-acetyltransferase, which translates to MNYSHIHFREGHGEVDLYELQNLFNISAFWAQGRSIKDLGIAIANSEPVVSVWDGERLIGFARANSDGIYRATIWDVVIHPEYQGNGLGIKLVETVLSHPRMHVERVYLMTTNQQAFYEKIGFQVNSTMTMVLYNQSNLGSLGVGEIQLQESLGA; encoded by the coding sequence ATGAACTATTCTCATATTCATTTTAGGGAAGGCCATGGGGAAGTTGATCTTTATGAACTTCAGAATCTATTTAATATTTCCGCTTTTTGGGCGCAAGGACGTAGTATAAAAGATTTAGGCATAGCCATTGCTAATAGTGAACCCGTGGTTTCTGTTTGGGATGGAGAGCGATTGATTGGCTTTGCTAGAGCCAATTCTGATGGTATCTATCGCGCTACGATTTGGGATGTTGTCATTCACCCAGAGTATCAAGGTAACGGACTGGGAATTAAGTTGGTAGAAACTGTTTTAAGCCATCCACGAATGCATGTAGAACGTGTTTACTTGATGACTACTAACCAACAAGCGTTTTATGAAAAGATTGGTTTTCAAGTTAATAGCACAATGACGATGGTTTTATATAATCAATCTAATCTGGGTTCACTTGGGGTTGGAGAAATTCAACTTCAGGAATCGCTAGGGGCATAG
- a CDS encoding Uma2 family endonuclease, translating into MTTAITQSLTLEEFLKLPETKPVSEYINGEIITKPMPKGKHSRLQLRLCNSINDITESEKIAYAFPELRCSFGIRSVVPDIAVFNWSHIPFTADEEVCNDFFLPPDWTIEILSPEQSSIRVIDNILYCLNHGCLLGWLIDPDDRSILIFRPHQQPELLRGDQQLPVLEGINLQLTVTQVFGWLKMSG; encoded by the coding sequence ATGACAACGGCAATTACTCAATCCCTGACCCTAGAAGAATTTCTCAAACTACCAGAAACAAAACCTGTCAGTGAATATATTAATGGTGAAATTATTACCAAGCCAATGCCAAAAGGGAAGCATAGCCGATTACAGTTAAGACTATGTAATAGCATTAATGATATCACGGAAAGCGAAAAAATAGCTTATGCTTTTCCTGAGTTGCGTTGTAGTTTTGGTATCCGTTCAGTAGTACCTGATATAGCGGTTTTTAATTGGTCACATATTCCCTTTACTGCTGATGAAGAAGTCTGTAATGATTTCTTTCTTCCTCCAGATTGGACAATTGAAATTCTTTCTCCAGAACAAAGTTCAATTCGAGTGATAGATAATATTTTATATTGCTTAAATCACGGTTGTTTATTAGGTTGGTTAATAGACCCAGATGACCGTTCTATTTTGATTTTTCGTCCCCATCAGCAACCGGAACTTTTACGAGGTGATCAGCAGTTACCAGTGTTAGAGGGTATAAATTTGCAATTAACGGTTACTCAAGTATTTGGTTGGTTGAAAATGAGTGGTTAG
- the secD gene encoding protein translocase subunit SecD, whose product MQRQRSLLALIIVLVIAAVAVIANIPVPLGLDLRGGSQLTIQVKPTEDIKVITDRELEAVKKVVEGRINGLGVSEPIIQTVGTDKILVQLPGVNDPEQAERVLGGTAQLEFRIQKPNTETQLFALQVSRTEQKAKQEELRTAKDQAAIAKNQEQLQNNNQAIAELFESTKPPLTGKYLKDAYGEPTQGDSWNVAIRFDEKGGELFADLTKTLAGTGRGIGIFLDNELISSPSVGVEFAATGITGGSAVITGRFQAEEANNLGVQLRGGALPVPVEIAERRTVGATLGKDSIQSSIYAGIGGLILVLIFMVLYYRLPGVIADFSLVIYSLLTWATFCLLGITLTLPGIAGFILSIGMAVDANVLIFERTREELQAGKSLYRSVESGFYRAFSSILDSNVTTWIACAALFWLGSGLVKGFALTLALGVGVSMFTAITCSRTLMFLAISIPSLRKTEFYSPNVGAANKAEVAK is encoded by the coding sequence ATGCAAAGACAGCGATCGCTATTAGCGTTAATTATAGTTTTGGTAATCGCCGCAGTTGCGGTGATTGCTAATATTCCCGTACCCCTGGGACTGGACTTGCGGGGAGGCTCACAGCTTACAATTCAGGTGAAACCAACAGAAGATATCAAGGTAATCACCGACCGCGAATTGGAAGCCGTGAAGAAAGTTGTGGAAGGTCGGATTAATGGACTCGGCGTTTCCGAACCAATAATTCAAACTGTGGGTACAGATAAAATCTTAGTCCAACTGCCGGGGGTAAATGACCCAGAGCAAGCCGAAAGGGTACTAGGAGGTACAGCACAGTTAGAATTTAGGATACAAAAGCCGAATACAGAAACTCAACTATTTGCTCTGCAAGTATCACGAACAGAACAAAAAGCCAAGCAGGAAGAGTTGAGAACTGCCAAAGACCAAGCTGCAATTGCTAAAAATCAGGAACAGTTGCAGAATAATAATCAAGCGATCGCAGAATTATTTGAAAGCACCAAACCACCACTCACTGGTAAATACCTCAAGGATGCCTACGGTGAACCCACTCAAGGTGACAGTTGGAATGTTGCTATTCGCTTCGATGAAAAGGGTGGTGAACTATTTGCTGACTTGACCAAAACATTGGCCGGAACAGGACGCGGTATTGGTATTTTTCTTGACAATGAACTGATTAGTTCTCCCTCAGTGGGAGTAGAATTTGCTGCTACTGGGATTACTGGCGGTTCTGCCGTAATTACAGGTCGCTTTCAAGCTGAAGAAGCCAACAATTTAGGTGTGCAATTACGTGGTGGCGCGTTACCAGTACCTGTAGAAATTGCCGAGAGACGAACAGTAGGGGCAACTTTGGGTAAAGATAGTATTCAAAGCAGCATTTACGCTGGTATCGGTGGACTAATTTTAGTATTAATTTTTATGGTGTTGTACTATAGACTACCAGGAGTTATTGCTGATTTTTCACTAGTCATTTACTCCCTCCTGACCTGGGCTACCTTTTGTTTGTTGGGTATCACTCTCACGTTACCAGGAATTGCCGGCTTTATTCTCAGTATCGGTATGGCTGTAGATGCTAATGTATTGATTTTTGAACGCACAAGGGAAGAATTGCAAGCGGGTAAATCTTTATATCGTTCCGTAGAGTCTGGTTTTTACCGGGCATTTTCCAGCATTTTAGACAGTAATGTCACTACCTGGATTGCTTGTGCTGCCCTATTTTGGTTAGGTTCCGGGTTGGTTAAAGGTTTTGCCTTAACCTTGGCTTTAGGGGTAGGTGTGAGTATGTTTACCGCAATTACCTGTAGTCGCACCTTGATGTTTTTGGCTATTTCCATTCCCTCCTTGCGGAAAACAGAATTTTACTCTCCCAATGTAGGAGCAGCAAATAAGGCAGAGGTTGCTAAATGA